In Amphiprion ocellaris isolate individual 3 ecotype Okinawa chromosome 5, ASM2253959v1, whole genome shotgun sequence, the genomic stretch TCCTACAACTACAGAGAGTCACAATCACAGCCTGGTCTGTGTGGTCTCAGTAATTTGGGCAATACGTGCTTCATGAACTCTGCCCTCCAGGTAAAAATTACTAGCAAATATATTTACAACATTGCCAATTTTTTTGGTATCGTCTTCATATAATCcacttttttttgtcctcttccTCCAGTGCCTGAGCAATGCATCTCCACTCACAGAATACTTCCTCAATGATCAGTATGAGGCAGAGATTAATAGAGACAATCCCCTGGGAATGAGGGGAGAGATAGCGGAGGCCTATGCAGATCTAGTAAAGCAGATGTGGCTGAGCCGCAGTAGCTACGTGGCCCCACGTACCTTCAAGGTGAGTCTTGTCAAACGGCTTTATCTGAAGCGAATgcataaagacagacagagtatATAAGAGctaccttttttatttttagacccAGGTTGGACGGTTTGCCCCCCAGTTTTCAGGCTACCAGCAGCAGGACTCACAGGAGCTGCTGGCCTTCCTGCTGGATGGGCTCCATGAAGATCTGAACCGCGTCAAAAAGAAGCCTTATCTGGCCCTGAGGGATGCAGAGGGCCGACCGGATGAGGTATATCACATCACAGAAATGGCATAatacttgtttttaaaataaaactatgttttctgtcatattttttcaggagcatttcattttgtctccacAGGATGAAATGTTCAGTTTGATGCTGTTATGTAATGACGCTTAAATATCTGTCTTTGTAGCGCTCCCAGCTCTACTGTGTTTTGATATATAAAATCGAAAACCATTTTACACTTGAAAGAGAATGACTAAGCTACAGTGACTGCTAGACTCCGACAGCTAGATATAgcatagatttttattttacatcacaTTATATACTTTGATCTAAACTGTTGTATAGTAACAAAGGAATGGTATTAGCTTCATCCAGTTTTACACTTTTATCAtaaattgatgtttttaaatgacatctaACTGACATCTTTTTCCATTGGTTGTGGGATTACAGATTGTTGCCAAGGAAGCGTGGACAAACCACCGCTTGCGCAATGACTCCATTatagttgatatttttcatGGTCTCTTCAAATCCACATTGGTGTGCCCAGAGTGCTCCAAGGTGTCTGTTACCTTCGACCCATTCTGCTACCTCACACTGCCTCTGCCCATGAAGAAGGACCGTACCATGGAGGTTTTTTTGGTGCGATCTGACCCTCAGTCTAGACCCACACAGGTGAGTTGAAATTTATCTTATTTAGACCAGAACCCGCAATTGAACTGATACTAATCAGTTCTTAATAAGTAATGGTAaaattcagattaaaaaaaatacaggttaGTTTTTGAACTTGCTGTTGAGTCTGAGATTAATTCAAAATGTATTGAAAGATGCAGATCACTGAGGTActgaatcttttttctttttttgtctggcagTATCGGGTGGTGGTCCCCAAACTGGGTACGGTTACAGACCTGTGCAGCGCCTTGTCCAAACTCTGTGGATTCCCTCCGGAAAATGTTAGAACCTCACTTCTTCACACCATTTGTTTTATTCAATCTCCAATACCCCAAGCgttacattttctttgttttatctaATTTAACCAAAGTTTGCAATCCGCTTGTTTTTGTAGATGGTGGTGGCGGATGTTTACAATCATAGATTCCATAAAATTTACAGGCGAGATGATGGCCTCAACCAAATTATGGAAAAAGACGACATCTTTGTGTAAGTCTTGTTGACTGAAAGATGAGCTGAGAAGTCAGTTTGTGTGATCACAGTTTAATCTGAgtataatgtgtatttttgttggtGCTCTTTGCAGGTATGAGGTACAGGAGGAGGACAGTGAGAAGATGAATCTGCCTGTATATTTCAGGGAGCGCCACTCCAAGCATGCTGGGAGCTCCACAAGCACCATGCTTTTTGGCCAGCCTTTACTCATCACCGTGCCCAGACAAAACCTCATAGCAGATGTTCTTTATGATAAGATCCTAGAGAGAATTGGGTAAGAATCTACTGTGtggatgacaaaaaaattaagccACATTACAGTGCAGTAACAGCAAGGAAGGGGGTAAAATTGATAATGACTTAATGACACAAGTATaactaaaatgatttaaattctCTTCAGACCTTTTTCTATGTTTGATTCTGGCTGCTGTTTCTGAACTATTTTTCCCTGTTCCTGTTACAGACGCTATGTAAAACACTCCCAGAGCCCAAATAGTGAAAGCAGGGCATCTGCCTCAGCCTCAGCCACCTTTGCTAGTTGCAGTCAGGCTCCTGAATGTTCCACATCATCTAGTCTCAATGCCAGTCTGGGTGGCTGTGGGAGCCCCTTGTCGGATGGGGCCTCTTGCAGTGCCAGCTCCAGTAATGGCAGCAACCACTCAGGGACCTGCAATGAAACTAATGGGCTATATGATGGTAAGTGGCTGGACACAACTGTTAACCAAACTCTAATCAAAGAGCAgtggacagaaaatgaaaaaataacaagatgTCCACTATTGTCTGTGTCTGTTTAGGTGAAGAAGAGGCCATGGACCACCAGGTGAGTCCAGAGCCAGAGAATGGTCAgtctgaagaggaggaggagacctCTGACTTGGAAAATGGGTCCAAAGGAGACACGGCAAAGCTCTTCACTTTCAGCATAGTCAACTCGTATGGAACAGCCAACATCAGCCCGCTGCCCTGTGATGGAAATGTTCTCAAGCTTAATCGTcagtgtaaaatattttaaacctaCGGTGTGACTCATAGTTAAACTTTTTACAGACACGTTTTGTTTACACTGCTCCTCCCACCTCTTTTCTCTGCAGCACATTCCACGGTGGCAATCGACTGGGACACAGAGTCAAAGAAACTCTGTTATGATGAACAGGAAGCGGAGGTCAGTGGTTTAAGGTTCATCAGACAATTCTGTGACACGGTAATGCAAACAGTTTATTAATATGTGTGTAAATATTGTGTGTAGGCCTATGAGAAGCATGAGAGCATGCTGCAGccccaaaaaaagaaagccaCCGTGGCTCTGAGGGAATGCATCGAGCTCTTTACAACCATGGAGACTCTGGGAGAACACGACCCATGGTAAGGCTTTATCAGCACAGCATACTATCTAACTTCCGCCTTTTCCACTAGCTTTGTCTTCTAAATCCAATCCTTTTTGTTTAGGTATTGTCCAACATGTAAGAAGCACCAACAGGccacaaaaaaatttgacttgTGGTCGCTGCCTCGCATTCTGGTAGTTCACCTAAAACGTTTCTCCTACAATCGATGTTGGAGGGACAAGCTGGACACAGTGGTGGACTTTCCCATCAGGTATGCAGGAAGGAGTTCTCGTTCATCTTAAAGTCAAGGGATTGAAGACGGttcttaattaatttaaaaaagctgTATTCTGGTGTTGTTGCAAAGGAGTTCTTGTGCCCCTTTAATCATGGAATGTACCATATCATACCCTTAACTATGCCCCTATATACACTTATGAGGGCGGGCTGGAGCTTGTCCCATCTAACCTTGAGTTATTGTCCGGTACACCCTGGACAACCAGTtgtgctcacattcacaccagtgACCAATTTAGAATCTAAACCCAGATAGTGAAAATTCTAAAGAGTTTTTTTAGTGAAAATCCAAAACATTTTGTTAGAATCAGCAACCAGCCTCACAGTCACTATCATTTACTCTGTTGGCgttttttccttttgcttcTTCATACTACCTAAAATTATTTGGCTACATTTGGGCACCCAATGACCATACAGATTACAGCACATACATAATGGCAATGTCCTCAGTTCGTGATCATCAGGACATTTGTTAGATGTTACAcctcatttctgtctgtctccccaCTTGCTCTATTAATAAAggcaaaatgcaaataataataattttaaaaaaaaacttcataaaGTACCCTCCACAGCCATTTTATTGACATTGACTTCAATTGACCACTTCTAAGTATTGTAACCTCATGCAGGGGTgatgataaaacagaaaaaaaacccttttgTTACTTAAAACGTGAAtgaaaaatatctcaaaatagTTATAACCACAACCTAAACTctctgtaaaaataatgaaaatcagTGATGCAATCAggtttttatgcacattttttccattaaaaaaaaaaacacccttcaTACTGGCGATGTGAATACTGTATTGTACCAAGCAAACTGAACATGctcttgttttattgtgaacACCAGAGGGAgctaaaaatcacagaataaatcAACCAGAGGTCTGATCGATTAAGTATTGATTGCGCTTCCAAGAAGTGGAGTCCTGTCTCTGTGTTGACATCATACTTCAAAGAATGATCAGGTCCATGTTCTTACCACCCCTTGTTTTTATGATCTGTAATCTTCAACGCTGTGTTGTGAAATTGAGATGTTACCTCAGGATTGTGTGGCCTAACAGCTACATGTTTCACTCCTGGAATGAAGCATATATTGACCTCTGTAGAGGAACTTGATCCACCAGAAACAATGAAGCAGAGAAAACGTTGCTGCAATCCTGCTTTAAAAAAGGCTGAGTCATGCTTACTAAGGAAGCCTTAATCATACAGTAGGCCTACATGCAGTGCCTCCCCTTTCATTTCTTGTCTATGTTTTCTTCAACTGATGGTGTTTTCTTTGCCAGGGATCTGAACATGTCCGAGTTTGTGTGTGACCCTAAGGCCACCCCCTACATCTATGACCTTATTGCAGTGTCAAACCACTATGGAGGAATGGGAGGGGGTCACTGTAAGTCacttatttctctatttttttctgtttgattttttgaaaattacttttttgaatggaaaacaaaatccaaaatcaCTCCACAGCAACATGCAATGAAGAACTTATTCTTACTTTAACCTTTTAAAATTTCGACTAGTAATAAAGCTGATTTCTAGTCCGTGTGACAACGCCCTGTTTAGTCTTCAAACATGTGAGCAATATTAGTCAACAGATGGGGTGCTGAAGTGTTCACTTTGTCTCCATGGACACTGCAATCGGTTAAATTTTAATGCAACAACAAGCTTCACATGTCATTGTTCCCTCTGGAACTGAGTCATATTTTCCTGCATgtgctttgtctgtttgtagcAAACTGGTGTGATAAGATTGTTAGACCTTTTCCTGGTTAAGGAACAACCTGAATAGTTGTCCATTAACACTACCTCCCCTCTGTCTGACAGACACGGCTTATGGCAAGAATAAAGTGGATGGAAAGTGGCATTACTTTGATGACAGCAGTGTCTCGTCTGCCTCAGAGGACCAGATTGTGGTGAGCTGTGACTCTCAAATGTTGAATACTTGCAGTGATGCAGTATTTGTTGCACCTTTTTAATCATAATAATGATGTTCAATAGAGATGATAGTCCCCAGCCTTCTTAGCTTTATATCTGTGGTGTCAGGTGTTCCTCTTCATGCAGTGTAATCGTATCCTTGTCTTTCTGTTGCAGACTAAAGCGGCCTACGTGCTGTTCTATCAACGCAGAGATGAGGAAAGCTCTTCCAAACCTCAGCCTTCGGCCTCGTTAGGAGGAGCCCCTGAGCCAGCCGATGACCACATGGACACAAACTGAGGAGCCCTGACGCAAAGGGACACACACTGAAAACGCATATGGCAAATAGAGACACTCGGACGCACACACAAAGTTACTTTAGTGACAGAGGACTCCACAGACTTAACATTATTAACCCTACCTTCCCcgtattttatttgatttctgtcttgtaTGTTGTCAACTAGAGCCAACAGCCTTGTCAGAAGAGTGAACTGAGAGACTTCCTCCCTGCAGCGGGTGGCCTACTGATTTCTGAACATAGTTTACTAGTCTGGAACTAAGAGGAACATAAATGGATTTAGATCCTCTCACTGGATGAACAGAATGTTAGAAGTGCCCTCATGCGTAGATaaacaaatgtttctgttgcCCACAAGAACAgccagaaatatttaaaaaaaaaaaaaaaaaaaaaagccaaatgcaCATATTGTTTCAACCAAAGCGTTCCAACATATTTATGATAAAATGAACCAACTGTTAAGATGTTAGCTGGACACTGGCATTGTGCCTGATTTATCTCTAATATTCTTGCTGTGCTGAGGTGAATGCAAACTTTTAAGTGTGTGATGTGCGCACAGAACAATACATGCCACACTTGTTGAAAGAACCTGTGACCTTATGCCACCTGTGTAAAGTGGATCCTGGTAAAAGAGGAGATCCTGCTGCTTCAGAGTAGCTGTTACAGCTGTGCTCCTGGCCTGCTGGATCTGAGTGTGATCTAAAACACAGAGGGGATGTCTTGTTTCAAGGTTTTTAACATCTCGGTCTTGACGTGAGTTGTGGCAGGAGCTGTTTTTTTGACCTCGCTCTTGGTCGGCCATCATTATTTGTTTGACGCACAGCATGGGCTCCGGTGTCTCTCTTATGAGAGGAGTCTTACCCTGctaacaatttttattttctttctctttttttcattttgtaatcaCAATGCAAAAGCGGCCTTTCAATTCCTGCAACCTGACTAAAAGGAGGCACTTTGAATTCCCCACGAGTACATTATCTACCTGCTTCTGGTGTATCTAGACATGACAGAAATGTATGGTTTGGCCTTAACATTAAGTGTTACGGTCTGTCATACACTTCCAGATCAttttaatgtgtcttttaaGCATAATTTGATTGCTGCCTGATTGGACCCCTAGCTCACCTTGCAATGGCTTGTCCTTATTAGTCTTGTACAATAATGCAGCTCTGTATTGAAATGGCTATGTTATTTGATATCTTCAAAGCACACTGAGTGAAGCAAAATAAACTAGTATAAAAGTGGTGCTTTATTCATGAAACTTGAACTTGCTCCCAGTCATGAGGAACAGTCTCCATGTGTTATCAGATGGGGCAGGACAGCAGTACCTTAACAGCATTCTCACTGAATGCAGGCACTTTGAGCCAGTTGTTTTCCTTCCATTGATCTTAGTACTCTACTCTGCTGTCAAGAAAAATACATCCAAGTTGTTTCTGGTGATAAAACAAATTAACAGTCCCTTTATTTAGTCTTAATGTAGTCtttatagacataaaatgatccCAGGACGCACAGTTATTACAGGTGGCTTGAATGTGATCGACTTCAGTATAAAATAGAATGACTTCAGTTACGCTCAATAACAAAGGTCTTCTAGTAAAACCAGGTGGCAGTTAGTACTTAATGTATCTATTCTCATAAGTCTTGTTCTGTGGCATAAGTTCTGCACTTTGTTGCATAATGGCATGTTAATATGTAGAGTCTCCAAGTGCCCTGTCTGCTGGTTGGTCCTGCCATCATTATGTCGTTCAGAAATGACTACCTAAATATAATCATTTATGCCTATGACATAGAAAAGCTTTACATCATATCTGTAATCCTAGATCCTTTATCGAAATCAAAATTCAGCTGCCAAATGCAgaagatgtttgttttcttcccccCACGAAAATCGTGacagcaaatcaaaaataactgAAGAGATGTAAATAATCACACTATTTTAAATAGGTGTATAAATTCTTGTCCTCATATTTATCTTATTGCCGATAtctacagtttttgtttttaactgagGAATATTTGAATTCAAAGTACAATAAAGACTGGAAGCCTAAACAAGGTGGTTTGTTTGAACTGAGTGCACACAACACCAAAGCTGTGACTGTCTACAGAAACTAGTTCTGAAATACCCATTTCTGCGTCTGCAAAATGACCCGTGTTTGCAGGTGATGCAATATGTTATTGTACTTGGATTCAGAAATATTTGAATTCAAAGTACAATAAAAACTGGGAGCATCAACAAGGTGGTTTGGTTGGACTAAGTGCATGCGCTGTAACCCCACGCTAAAGTCGGAGCTCTTGTGCAAGGTTGCAGTTGCTTAACATCCCCGTCTGTGTTGCAACATTACCTACCATTTACAGGTGATGCAACCGGAATTACCTGCAATTCATGCTGACAAGTTACAAAGTGAACTATAATCTGTAACTGGGTGTGGGCaggaaaaaccaacatgtaATCACACTAAGTGCAGCTGTGTGCAAAGCTGTGATTTGCTGAgtattttaacactttttcttttccGATGATGTGAAAGATCAAatcaaatacaacagaaaagaGTTTATATTTAAACTGTGAGACTGGTTTCAGGTTGAATAAACgatctaaaaccttaattcatTTAGAGGCAGACAGTGAAAGTcgtgaaaaaatacatttattggtCCTCTTCATACGTCACGCCAACTGTGCTTTATGTGCACCCAGTGCAGCTACAAAAGTTCTGCCTTTTACGCTTTATCAGATTACCTCCACACAACTTGGTTTCAGAGGATGTCTTCATTTAGTAAAAGAACACAACAGTAGCCATCAAGTACAAGAGAGCACAGGTGGTGTGGAAATGTCTGCACCATCTACAGAAACTATGGAGGGAAAACAGTGAGAACTTGTGTTCAAAGGCTGGTGCAAGTGGAAGCTGTAGGACGGCTGAGCATCTTGGAGGATTCCTTATTTTGCCTGACTGAGGAGCTTCTTGATGTCTCCTTCAATGTCGCTGGTGAGGAACCTCCTGCTGTAGCGCTTGAAGGGAACTCCATCCGGGCCGATGAGGAACTTCTCAAAGTTCCAGGCCACGTCGTTCCTGCAGACCGGGCTCCAGATGATCAGCTTGGGGTCGCTAATCAGGGCTGATGGGTCGTCGCTGGGGAACGGGAGACTCTCCCTCAGGAACACAAACAAGGGATCGGCGTTCTTTCCGTTCACATCC encodes the following:
- the usp4 gene encoding ubiquitin carboxyl-terminal hydrolase 4 → MMAEGGGPESGNAADSDSEPVAAQMPTPSTESQKQAIGSLLKTTLRKGDEWYLIDSRWFKQWKKYVGFDSWDMYNVGERSLYPGPIDNSGLFSDQETQALKEHLIDELDYVLVPTEAWNKLVSWYACLEGQRPIVRKVVEHGMFVKHCKVEVYLLELNLCENDNMDNVVTRHFSKADTIDTIEKEMRTLFNIPSEKETRLWNKYMSNTYEQLNKPDSTVQDAGLFQGQVLVIERKNEDGTWPRQASHPKSSTTPSRNFTTSPKLSSNSSVSISSTVTNGDSSCSPGYTLNNSTSSSNRFGGYNSYSSSYNYRESQSQPGLCGLSNLGNTCFMNSALQCLSNASPLTEYFLNDQYEAEINRDNPLGMRGEIAEAYADLVKQMWLSRSSYVAPRTFKTQVGRFAPQFSGYQQQDSQELLAFLLDGLHEDLNRVKKKPYLALRDAEGRPDEIVAKEAWTNHRLRNDSIIVDIFHGLFKSTLVCPECSKVSVTFDPFCYLTLPLPMKKDRTMEVFLVRSDPQSRPTQYRVVVPKLGTVTDLCSALSKLCGFPPENMVVADVYNHRFHKIYRRDDGLNQIMEKDDIFVYEVQEEDSEKMNLPVYFRERHSKHAGSSTSTMLFGQPLLITVPRQNLIADVLYDKILERIGRYVKHSQSPNSESRASASASATFASCSQAPECSTSSSLNASLGGCGSPLSDGASCSASSSNGSNHSGTCNETNGLYDGEEEAMDHQVSPEPENGQSEEEEETSDLENGSKGDTAKLFTFSIVNSYGTANISPLPCDGNVLKLNPHSTVAIDWDTESKKLCYDEQEAEAYEKHESMLQPQKKKATVALRECIELFTTMETLGEHDPWYCPTCKKHQQATKKFDLWSLPRILVVHLKRFSYNRCWRDKLDTVVDFPIRDLNMSEFVCDPKATPYIYDLIAVSNHYGGMGGGHYTAYGKNKVDGKWHYFDDSSVSSASEDQIVTKAAYVLFYQRRDEESSSKPQPSASLGGAPEPADDHMDTN